A portion of the Blautia hansenii DSM 20583 genome contains these proteins:
- a CDS encoding chromate transporter: protein MKELAELFWIFAKMGAVTFGGGYAMLPIIQREIVEKRQWATEAEVMDYYAIGQCTPGIIAVNTSTFIGYKRKGIAGGFTATFGFVFPSLVIITIIAAFLQNFAHISYVAHAFNGIRACVCALILDAVIKLGKKSVIDKWCAVICVVITLLSVFTSLSPVILVVLAAVAGISIKNIQKMQGEKK from the coding sequence TTGAAGGAACTGGCAGAGCTTTTTTGGATTTTTGCAAAAATGGGAGCCGTGACTTTTGGGGGCGGTTATGCCATGCTTCCGATTATCCAAAGAGAAATCGTGGAGAAAAGGCAGTGGGCAACTGAGGCAGAGGTTATGGATTACTATGCAATAGGTCAATGCACACCCGGTATTATTGCAGTAAATACTTCCACTTTTATCGGATATAAGAGAAAAGGAATTGCCGGAGGTTTTACAGCAACTTTTGGTTTTGTATTTCCGTCTCTTGTGATTATTACAATTATTGCGGCATTTCTTCAGAATTTTGCACATATTTCTTATGTAGCGCATGCTTTTAACGGAATTCGTGCCTGTGTATGTGCTCTGATTTTAGATGCAGTTATCAAATTAGGTAAAAAGTCTGTAATTGATAAGTGGTGTGCCGTAATCTGTGTTGTGATTACATTATTAAGTGTGTTCACTTCTTTATCCCCGGTTATTTTGGTAGTGCTGGCAGCAGTTGCCGGAATTTCCATTAAGAATATTCAGAAGATGCAGGGGGAAAAGAAATGA
- a CDS encoding glycogen/starch/alpha-glucan phosphorylase: protein MEEKLQILLKEKFNKNLDNCSKEEIFEALLLLTKEANGKLPRNEGEKKLYYISAEFLIGKLLSNNLINLGLYEEAEQILRKHGHELCEIEELECEPSLGNGGLGRLAACFLDSIATLGLPGDGIGLNYHFGLFQQKFEKLKQKELKNPWITKESWLTKQPECFKVDFKDFSLNAVLYDIDVPGYQSGCSRLHLFDAETVDETIVGEDSIDFDKEEIKKNITLFLYPDDSDEAGRKLRIYQQYFMVSGGAQFILKECEDKGYDLHKLWEHVVIQINDTHPSMVIPEIIRLLLKKGFSMDEAVETVTKTCAYTNHTILAEALEKWPIEYLEEVVPQLIPIIKELDKRVRRKYKDKSVYIIDDEDRVHMAHMDIHYGFSVNGVAALHTDILKNQELKNFYDIYPEKFNNKTNGITFRRWLLHCNRQLSAYIEELIGSGFKQDASQLEKLMDFADNQAVFHKLAEIKREKKLEFKKFLQETQDVEINENSIMDVQVKRLHEYKRQQMNALYAIYKYLDIKAGNKPKTPITMIFGAKAAPAYVIAKDIIHLILCLQELIENDEEVRPYFRVLMIENYNVSKAAKIIPAADISEQISLASKEASGTGNMKFMLNGALTLGTEDGANVEIRDLVGDENIYIFGKKPQQVIDLYEEKGYCSKDIYEEDELIHKLVDFIVGKEMLAIGDEKNLKRLHKELVGKDWFMTLLDTKEYIETKEKVYQDYENQEEWNKKVLVNTAKAGFFSSDRTIEQYNKDIWKLK, encoded by the coding sequence GTGGAAGAAAAATTGCAAATATTATTAAAAGAGAAATTTAACAAAAATCTGGATAATTGCAGCAAGGAAGAAATTTTTGAAGCATTACTTCTGCTAACGAAGGAAGCAAATGGAAAACTTCCGAGAAACGAAGGAGAAAAAAAGCTGTATTATATTTCCGCAGAATTTTTAATAGGAAAGCTCTTATCTAATAATTTAATAAACTTGGGATTATATGAAGAAGCAGAGCAGATTTTAAGAAAACATGGACATGAGCTTTGCGAAATAGAAGAGTTGGAATGTGAACCTTCTTTAGGAAACGGAGGCTTGGGAAGATTAGCTGCTTGTTTCTTGGACTCTATTGCCACATTGGGACTTCCGGGAGATGGAATTGGATTAAACTATCATTTTGGATTATTTCAACAGAAATTTGAAAAATTAAAACAAAAAGAACTTAAAAATCCATGGATTACCAAAGAAAGCTGGCTTACAAAGCAGCCGGAATGTTTTAAAGTTGATTTTAAAGATTTTTCTTTGAACGCAGTGTTGTACGATATTGATGTACCGGGATACCAGTCAGGATGCAGTCGTTTACACTTATTTGACGCAGAGACCGTAGATGAAACCATAGTAGGAGAAGACAGTATTGATTTTGATAAAGAAGAAATCAAAAAGAATATTACGCTTTTCCTTTATCCGGATGACTCTGACGAAGCAGGACGTAAACTGCGTATTTATCAGCAGTATTTCATGGTAAGCGGTGGCGCACAGTTTATTTTAAAAGAATGTGAAGACAAAGGCTATGATTTGCACAAGTTGTGGGAGCATGTCGTAATTCAGATTAATGATACACATCCGTCTATGGTTATTCCTGAGATTATTCGCTTGCTTCTAAAAAAAGGATTTTCTATGGATGAAGCAGTGGAAACAGTTACGAAGACCTGTGCATATACGAACCATACGATTTTAGCAGAAGCTCTTGAAAAATGGCCGATAGAATATTTAGAGGAAGTAGTTCCTCAGCTTATTCCGATTATAAAAGAACTGGATAAGAGAGTTCGCAGAAAGTATAAAGACAAATCTGTATATATTATTGATGATGAAGACAGGGTGCACATGGCTCACATGGATATTCACTATGGTTTTTCTGTAAACGGTGTTGCTGCGCTGCATACGGATATTTTGAAAAATCAGGAACTGAAAAATTTTTATGATATTTATCCCGAAAAATTCAATAATAAAACAAACGGAATTACATTTCGTCGTTGGCTTTTACACTGCAATAGGCAGTTAAGTGCATATATTGAAGAATTAATCGGAAGTGGGTTTAAACAGGATGCAAGTCAACTGGAAAAGCTTATGGATTTTGCAGATAATCAGGCAGTTTTCCATAAACTGGCAGAGATTAAACGAGAAAAGAAGTTGGAATTTAAGAAATTCCTTCAGGAAACACAGGACGTTGAAATCAATGAAAATTCTATTATGGACGTTCAGGTCAAGAGACTTCATGAGTATAAACGTCAGCAGATGAATGCTTTATATGCCATTTATAAGTATTTGGATATTAAAGCAGGAAATAAACCAAAGACACCGATTACCATGATTTTTGGTGCAAAAGCAGCACCGGCTTATGTTATTGCAAAAGATATTATTCATTTAATTTTGTGTTTGCAGGAGTTGATTGAAAACGATGAGGAAGTACGTCCGTACTTTAGAGTTTTGATGATTGAAAATTATAATGTTTCTAAAGCTGCAAAGATTATTCCGGCAGCAGATATTTCAGAACAGATTTCTCTGGCATCAAAGGAGGCTTCCGGTACAGGGAATATGAAGTTTATGCTTAATGGTGCATTAACCTTAGGTACAGAGGATGGCGCAAATGTAGAAATCCGAGACTTGGTAGGTGATGAAAATATTTACATTTTCGGAAAGAAACCACAGCAGGTTATTGATTTATATGAAGAAAAGGGATATTGCTCAAAAGATATTTATGAAGAGGATGAACTTATTCATAAGTTGGTAGATTTTATTGTGGGCAAAGAAATGCTTGCTATCGGTGATGAAAAAAATCTGAAACGACTTCATAAAGAACTAGTAGGTAAAGACTGGTTTATGACACTTCTCGATACTAAAGAATATATTGAAACCAAAGAAAAGGTATATCAGGATTATGAAAATCAGGAGGAATGGAATAAAAAGGTACTTGTAAATACTGCAAAAGCAGGATTTTTCTCATCTGACAGAACTATTGAACAGTATAATAAAGATATTTGGAAATTGAAATAA
- a CDS encoding GNAT family N-acetyltransferase, with product MNVYSFNPRAEKVYLKAGFKREGIRRDAIMDENNYADDILMAILESDWRKMK from the coding sequence TTGAATGTTTACTCCTTTAATCCACGTGCAGAAAAAGTATATTTAAAAGCCGGATTTAAAAGGGAAGGTATTCGGCGAGATGCCATTATGGATGAAAATAATTATGCCGATGATATTCTCATGGCAATTTTAGAAAGTGATTGGCGTAAAATGAAATGA
- a CDS encoding zinc metallopeptidase encodes MYIDYTYIAYVLPAVLFAMWASSKVNSTFRKYSSQYSLRNMTGRDAARAVLDAHGLYNVRIERVAGNLTDHYDPRSNVIRLSDSVYSQTSTAAIGVAAHEAGHAIQHAQGYVPIKLRNAIIPITNLGSKLAMPLILVGLLFAGTGSAMGELAYLGVACFGLSTLFQLLTLPTEFDASRRALRAIEGCNILTDTEIAGSRKVLTAAALTYVAALAVSLTQLLRLLTIVNRRNDRD; translated from the coding sequence ATGTATATTGATTATACGTATATTGCGTATGTTCTACCCGCAGTGCTTTTTGCCATGTGGGCAAGTTCTAAAGTGAACAGTACCTTCCGGAAATATTCCTCACAGTATTCCCTGCGGAATATGACAGGACGGGATGCAGCCAGAGCAGTATTGGATGCACATGGCTTGTATAATGTGAGGATTGAAAGAGTGGCAGGAAATCTCACAGACCATTATGATCCGAGAAGTAATGTTATCCGGCTTTCTGACAGTGTATATTCCCAAACCTCTACGGCTGCAATCGGAGTAGCGGCGCATGAGGCAGGACATGCAATTCAGCATGCGCAGGGATATGTACCTATTAAGCTTAGAAATGCCATTATACCCATTACCAATCTGGGCTCAAAGCTTGCCATGCCTTTGATTTTAGTAGGGCTTTTATTTGCAGGAACAGGTTCTGCAATGGGTGAGCTTGCCTATTTGGGAGTGGCGTGCTTTGGCTTGTCTACACTGTTTCAGCTTTTGACATTGCCTACGGAATTTGATGCCAGCAGACGAGCCCTTCGTGCTATTGAGGGATGTAATATTCTGACGGATACGGAAATCGCAGGCTCCAGAAAGGTGCTGACAGCGGCAGCGCTTACTTATGTGGCGGCGCTTGCTGTGTCACTGACGCAGCTTTTAAGACTGTTGACTATTGTAAACAGAAGAAACGATAGAGATTGA
- the malQ gene encoding 4-alpha-glucanotransferase encodes MRASGVLLPISSLPSAYGIGSFSKEAYEFVEQLKTGGQKYWQILPLGPTGYGDSPYQSFSTYAGNPYYIDLETLIEDGLLTKEECDACDFGDNPSYIDYEKIYYQRFSILRKAFARFEADEDFYDFVKENEFWLEDYSLYMAIKNSLDGISWSQWEERLKCRDAKALEQKKQELADEVQFIRFQQYEFTKQWQKLKAFANERGISIIGDIPIYVAFDSADAWANPELFQFDENSEPTAVAGCPPDAFSATGQLWGNPLYNWEYHASTGFAWWIQRLKYCFKLYDVVRVDHFRGFDEYYAIPYGNETAEFGAWQKGPGIDLFRAVKQALGDVNIIAEDLGYLTDSVLKLLQDTGYPGMKVLQFAFDSREESDYLPHNYNKNCVVYTGTHDNDTILGWLEEMAPEDRAFAQRYMNNEKSVAEELPWDFIRLAMASVADLAVIPVQDYLGLGTEARINKPSTLGYNWKWRLKRGQLQEDILEKMYDMTKLYGRIS; translated from the coding sequence ATGAGAGCGAGCGGAGTGCTGCTTCCGATTTCATCACTGCCTTCAGCTTATGGAATTGGCAGTTTTTCAAAGGAAGCTTATGAATTTGTGGAACAGTTAAAGACAGGAGGACAAAAATATTGGCAGATTTTGCCGTTAGGTCCTACGGGGTATGGGGACTCACCATATCAATCTTTTTCTACTTATGCAGGAAATCCTTATTATATAGATTTAGAAACATTGATAGAGGATGGTCTTTTGACAAAAGAGGAATGTGATGCGTGTGATTTTGGAGATAATCCTTCTTATATTGATTATGAAAAAATTTATTACCAGCGTTTTTCTATTTTAAGAAAAGCTTTTGCACGTTTTGAGGCAGATGAGGATTTTTATGATTTTGTAAAGGAAAATGAATTTTGGCTTGAAGATTACAGCCTTTATATGGCAATTAAAAACAGCCTTGACGGTATTAGCTGGAGTCAGTGGGAAGAGCGTTTAAAATGCAGAGATGCAAAGGCGTTAGAACAGAAAAAGCAGGAATTGGCAGATGAAGTGCAGTTTATTCGTTTTCAGCAGTATGAGTTTACAAAGCAGTGGCAGAAGCTGAAAGCATTTGCTAATGAGAGAGGGATTTCTATTATTGGAGATATTCCCATTTATGTTGCTTTTGACAGTGCAGATGCGTGGGCAAATCCTGAGCTTTTCCAATTTGATGAAAATTCAGAACCCACAGCAGTTGCCGGCTGTCCGCCGGATGCTTTTTCAGCAACGGGACAACTGTGGGGAAATCCTTTGTATAATTGGGAATATCATGCTTCTACGGGGTTTGCGTGGTGGATACAGCGTTTAAAATATTGCTTTAAACTTTATGACGTGGTACGTGTAGACCATTTCAGAGGTTTTGATGAATATTATGCAATTCCTTACGGAAATGAGACTGCCGAGTTCGGTGCATGGCAGAAGGGACCGGGGATTGACTTATTCCGTGCAGTAAAGCAGGCACTTGGTGATGTAAACATTATTGCAGAAGATTTAGGGTACTTAACTGACAGTGTACTAAAGCTATTGCAGGATACCGGCTATCCGGGAATGAAAGTACTTCAGTTTGCTTTTGACTCAAGGGAAGAAAGTGATTATCTTCCACATAATTATAATAAAAATTGTGTTGTTTATACAGGAACACATGATAACGATACCATTTTGGGATGGCTGGAAGAAATGGCGCCAGAGGACAGAGCTTTTGCTCAAAGATATATGAATAATGAAAAGTCTGTTGCCGAAGAACTTCCTTGGGATTTTATTCGTCTTGCAATGGCATCGGTAGCGGATTTAGCGGTTATTCCTGTTCAGGATTATTTGGGGCTTGGAACAGAGGCCAGAATTAATAAGCCTTCTACTTTGGGATATAATTGGAAATGGAGATTAAAACGGGGACAGTTACAGGAAGATATATTAGAAAAAATGTATGATATGACAAAACTTTATGGAAGGATTTCCTGA
- a CDS encoding DUF4869 domain-containing protein encodes MITIFKNKKDIPQDKEYIELNDIFFNQNTAAKLDERAAKYIKMIDCSEFLSKYKIRSRFEDITLNTDQLSTGCKTVLNVLYFPDKVFCLKECGNNALEILYSFEQGYVYSDYAIIPFNMEHVKVQTSECKVIEDYEELKEWWENEK; translated from the coding sequence ATGATAACGATTTTTAAGAACAAGAAGGATATACCTCAGGATAAAGAATATATAGAACTGAATGACATATTTTTTAATCAAAACACGGCAGCTAAATTAGATGAGAGGGCAGCAAAATATATTAAAATGATAGATTGCTCGGAGTTTCTTAGTAAATATAAAATTCGCTCACGATTTGAAGATATTACATTGAATACAGATCAACTTTCCACGGGGTGTAAAACAGTATTGAATGTGTTGTATTTTCCGGACAAGGTGTTTTGCTTAAAAGAATGTGGAAATAATGCCTTAGAAATATTGTATAGCTTTGAGCAAGGATATGTGTATAGTGATTATGCAATAATTCCTTTTAATATGGAACATGTAAAGGTTCAGACAAGCGAATGTAAAGTAATTGAAGATTATGAGGAGTTAAAGGAGTGGTGGGAAAATGAAAAGTAA
- a CDS encoding chromate transporter has product MIYLRLFYEFAKTGLFAVGGGMATIPFLYAISEKTGWFTAADIGNMIAISESTPGAMGVNMSTYVGFSVKGVLGAVIATLGLVLPSIIVILIISRMLEKFKDSKLVQKIFYGLRPASTGLIIAAGVGVATETFFGGSVIQCVERGILAVVLYFAICKWKKHPVVYIAAAAVAGIIFQL; this is encoded by the coding sequence ATGATTTACTTAAGACTTTTTTATGAATTTGCCAAAACCGGACTCTTTGCAGTGGGTGGTGGTATGGCGACTATTCCATTTTTATATGCAATTTCTGAAAAAACTGGTTGGTTTACAGCAGCAGATATTGGAAACATGATTGCAATTTCTGAGTCTACACCGGGAGCTATGGGTGTGAATATGTCCACTTATGTAGGATTTTCTGTAAAAGGCGTTTTGGGTGCAGTGATTGCAACGTTGGGGCTGGTGTTGCCATCTATTATTGTGATTTTAATTATCAGCAGGATGTTAGAGAAATTTAAAGACTCTAAGCTGGTACAGAAGATATTTTACGGTTTGAGACCGGCATCCACAGGCCTGATTATTGCAGCAGGCGTAGGAGTGGCAACAGAAACTTTCTTTGGCGGCAGTGTAATACAGTGCGTGGAGAGAGGAATTTTAGCAGTGGTATTGTATTTTGCCATTTGTAAGTGGAAAAAGCATCCTGTGGTCTATATTGCAGCGGCAGCAGTTGCGGGGATTATTTTTCAGTTGTAG
- a CDS encoding LacI family DNA-binding transcriptional regulator: MGNMTIKDIAKKCGVGVSTVSRAMNNHPDINPKTKELIMKTIEEFNYVPNNSARNLKRIQSKAIAVLVKGIGNTFFSDIVSGLERECQKKNYSCILQHVEEQEDELDIALHIIKEKKLQGLIFLGGSFSHPKEKMEQLEVPYVLSTIRTAGENCEQYAAVSVDDFKESYKMTEYLLQLGHERIAILTAPKEDESIGKLRLMGYAQALKDKKIPVQEELIGYMDAKKDRYSFQTGYKLTKELLKKTDFTALYATSDTLAIGACRALKEAGISVPDECSVAGFDGMEAGEFYIPSITTIRQPVEKIAKATAELLFDMIKGKEVPRQLVFEGELLERESTAFSSCHESVK; encoded by the coding sequence ATGGGAAACATGACGATTAAGGATATTGCAAAAAAATGCGGTGTTGGCGTAAGTACAGTATCAAGAGCAATGAACAATCATCCGGATATCAATCCTAAGACAAAAGAGCTGATTATGAAAACTATTGAAGAATTTAATTACGTACCGAACAACAGCGCCAGAAATTTAAAAAGAATACAGTCAAAAGCCATTGCTGTACTGGTAAAGGGAATTGGGAATACTTTTTTCAGTGATATTGTAAGCGGTTTGGAAAGAGAGTGCCAAAAGAAGAATTATAGCTGTATTTTACAGCATGTAGAGGAGCAGGAGGATGAGCTGGACATTGCGCTGCATATTATTAAGGAAAAAAAGCTTCAGGGATTAATTTTTCTGGGGGGAAGTTTTTCGCACCCAAAAGAAAAGATGGAGCAGCTTGAAGTACCTTATGTGCTCAGTACCATTCGAACAGCAGGAGAAAATTGTGAGCAGTATGCTGCCGTATCCGTAGATGATTTTAAAGAGAGCTATAAAATGACAGAATATCTCCTTCAATTAGGGCATGAAAGGATTGCGATTTTGACAGCACCTAAAGAGGACGAGAGTATTGGAAAGCTTCGTCTTATGGGATATGCACAGGCATTAAAGGATAAAAAAATACCTGTTCAGGAAGAATTGATTGGTTATATGGATGCGAAAAAAGACCGATATTCTTTTCAGACAGGATATAAGCTGACAAAGGAACTTTTAAAAAAGACCGATTTTACAGCTTTATATGCTACCTCGGATACTTTGGCGATTGGCGCATGCAGAGCTTTAAAAGAAGCCGGAATTTCTGTTCCTGATGAATGTTCCGTGGCAGGGTTTGACGGTATGGAGGCAGGAGAATTTTATATTCCGAGTATTACAACCATACGTCAGCCTGTGGAGAAAATTGCGAAAGCAACGGCAGAGCTGCTGTTTGATATGATAAAAGGAAAGGAAGTTCCCAGACAGTTGGTTTTTGAGGGAGAACTTTTAGAAAGAGAGTCAACAGCTTTCAGCTCTTGCCATGAGAGTGTAAAATAA